In the genome of Phycodurus eques isolate BA_2022a chromosome 22, UOR_Pequ_1.1, whole genome shotgun sequence, the window gtttcttctcattttggcagaaaatctgtaGTGAAAttgctcattttcttcattctgGCTGCTTTCAAAAGCGTTCATTTTATTCAAATCTGCTTTTTAACAAAAGTTGCACAAGAATTGTGCCACTATTTTCCcgaacttctgatttcaaattgaatgttcaaaatatttaaaatagcaATCAAATAAAGGGGCAATTGTGTACAGTTGTGCCTTCAGTTACAAGTTTAATTGGTTTCATAACTAGCCTCGTAACTCAAAACTGCtatctcaaatcctctttccacatagaaaaaaaatcatacagacacaaacaaagtagCTTTTCAGCTGCACTAATATTAAACATTATTGGCAGAGGATAACGAATATACTcctatgagtattgttatactgtttgtctacatgtgttgatgcatcgtttgtgttcaaatatcccaTGCTAAGTGTTAATACCACCGCCAcgtagatgctatttgttagcccgtctttGGTATTTTGCAACGTgtgttagtattaagctagcggacattcaaagtgatgtggttgtttttaaagttatCACGCGTTTGTTTACCTTGGGGAGTTTGGGCAGGACTTTGGGGAGGCCCTTGTAGAATTGGGACTTTTGGAGATTGTCCCTCTGGAAGATGGAGTCAAAGTACTGCAGCGTGACCGCGCCCACGTCGTCGAAAAACGGAATCTGGATTTCCACAcgggggaaaacatttttttttttttatccatcagacacaaaaaaaagatgaagttGTGATGCCCACCTTGGTCATCTGGTCGGCGTCAGGGCGCACGTTGGGCGTGACACTGAGCAGCATTTTCACGTGGTCGCGTACCTCCTCTGGTAGTTTGTTCAACAGAGCCGGACTTATGTTGGTGAGCtacaaaaagaaagtaaaaactTCTGTTACAGCACGACAGCCAATCGTGCGTGAGGGGTGCGTCGTCATCCCTCCGCGGGCACCTGGTCGAGCTGACGGCTGAAGCTCTTGAAGATGTCGTGCTTGTTGACGGCGAAAACGGGCTTGCCCTCGTTGAAGACGGCGTGCGCCACCACGCCCAGCGAGTACATGTCGGAGGCCGTGTCGCAGCTGACCGACAGGATGTACTCGGGCGCCAGGTACTCTGGGTTGGGCAGGCACAGCGGCGGCAGGTTGGGCTCCCATTCCTTACAGGAGAATTTAGGCTGCGAGGGAGGAAGTGTGGAATCAGACAAAAGTGACAAATTATGGGAAATTGATGTTGCGTGTCTCTGTGCACTCACATCAGGGTCTGACGGGTTGCTGGATGAAATACTGAAGTCAAAGCCCATAATCTTCCACGAGCCACTCTTATTGAGAATTATGTTCTCCGGACACAAGTTGCCGTGGACCATTTTCACCCCACTGTGCAGGAAGGACAAACCCTCCGAGATCTAAAATTGCATTAAAAAGTAGAATTAAACATCTAATATTGAATCTGATCATGTTTCATGTTTGTTCTTTCCGCTTACCTGAAGCAAGCCGTACTTGGTCTCCACGTCGTACAGCTTGTACTCCTTGATGTCGTTGGGCACGGGGCTGGGCAGGTTGTCCCAGTGGCCCAGCACGTTGGACAGACTGGCGAAGACCGGCTCTGTGCAGAAGGCTAGACAgtctctgggaaaaaaaaaaaaaacagaccaaaaCATTGACACATTTTCCAATCGATCATTGTGGggacaaaaatgtgtaaagcCAAACAGAAATCTGAAGAATGTCACTAGCGGGAAAAGGCACATTAGCGTATGCATGCGGAATGGGCTTACTTTTTGGACATAATGGTGACAACGAAACGACATGCAATGGGATAACAGCTCTTATTGTGTGCTAGTCACCGCGACTCCTCCAGAGGATGCTGAACAGTCAGGAGACGGGGGTGTCGCAGTCGAGTCAGCTGTTGCACCCCTCTCTTCAGGGAGTCCACAATTTGGTCCTTGTCAAACTTCTGGTACTTGTCAATCATCTTCTTATCGAAGACAAACACGGCCACTTCCTagagatgggggggggaaaaaacattctgTGAGCATTTCTACCAAAAGAAAAGGACAGCATAATACGACGCACCTGCTTGGTAGACTTCTTGGTGCCGTTGTAGATCCTCCAGCACAGTCCGGGACCGCCGCTGGCGATGTGTCTGCCCACCTCGAACTCCCGCGTGACGGGGTTGCCCATGACGGCGCTGGTGACGTCAGCCGTCACTTTCGTGACCGTGCTCTTCAGCTTATTCAGCATGGACTCCATGGTGAGGCCGGACAGGGCAGCTGGAAGGAAACCTGGGGAGGTTTAGGATCTCATGTGAAGTAGGTTATTCACGTTTCAGGTGAATCATTTAAAGAGATGTCTCCGAGCCAAATAAGGCCTTTAAAACGCTTGAAAAGGAAGTTGAAGGCATCTTACGCAACGGGAAGTCTGATAAAAGAACATAGTTGAGCACATTATGAGGTGGCTgtgcagcacttttttttttttgggcaaatatCAAAATTGTGTCCGTACATTCTGTTCTGCTTCCATCACTCGGATGCACGTCACATTTTCAGTGTTGATCGATAAATTATGATCACATTTTCTCGTCTCACGGTCAACAACCGAGAATGTTAAATCAATTTTAACGCACCATCAGTGAATTATTTACGTTCTGTTTTCTTAACAGGTATCTTAGCTACAATTATTCCACCTATTAGTACTATCTACTTTTTGTAACGTCAGTTTGGATATCATGTTATATGTTTTCTCATGAATTTTAAATgcagcattttaaaaagaatacgTAGCAttattgatgatgatgagcTAGTCGTGGCTCGGGCAGGTCACACCGGGTAACATACAACGTTATCTTGTTGTACTAAATAACGAGAGCTCGCTGACATTTGTACACTGTGATGTTAAATCACAccagtttaaaacatttctatttAATATTCCTCCAACGATTCACCGCGGTACTCGTGAACCGAAGCTAACTAGCCGACAATGCGCAGTGACATCATTGTCGTTACAGTCATGAGTCCCAAGCTAATATTTCGTCAAATCGCCGTAACTTACAAGAATACAGTACAAGAAGTGATTCCCTGTTTTAAAGTCCCCTCCGCGAGGAGCGCTGTCACTGGCCTGCGTGACTCACAGcccccatgttttttttaaaaaaaaaaaaaaagaaaaaaaaaagtagcctACTCCAGAATGAACTCGCATGCTAGGCTAAAACGCCTCCCAATGCTAGTTCCGGGTTTGACGAGCGTAAATCGACGTCACGCTTCACTATTTTGCAATCCCAAATTACAGTGCAGTTCAACGCGGTCACTATTTTGCAATCACAAATATGAATATgtacatgaaaaaataatttaataaaatacatgtattaGATACAGTAAAAACTTATAATTAATGGTCATACAAGAAGGTATATAAACTTAATGATcaacaatttaatttaaaatgaggAGTTTAACGAGGGTTTGACAAACGTCACCATTTCGCAATCACAAATGCAATTTAATATTTACGGTCACTGTTTCGCAATCACAAATTAAGatataatttttattaattatatagacaaacttaaaaatacatgtattttataCTTCAAACTTGGTCATAGAAGTGATCAGCAATTTAATTAAAGATGAACATATTTCATCGTAACATCAAAAATTACATGTACATGAcagccccccctccccacaaatGTACCATTCGATAAGTGGAATAAAGTGCCTTTTAAAATGGTTCCAGTGCACAAAACTAGTGGGCTTCAACCTATCTTTCAATCATGCACATTATTACATGATGCAAGTGCGCAGAGGCTTATTTCATTATATTCCGACACATCAACTTGATTTAAATCGCttataaaaacaacagcaacggTAATAAGCCCTCTGGAATTTGACAAACAATCAACAACAATCACTAAAAATATTACGATTACAAAGTATCAACTCCCATCGAGACAAATCCACTTGTGTTGCGTTCAGATGGTGCTGCAGAGATGCTGGAGGAAGACCACCGGGTGATGCTTCTCAAACCGCTTGAGGCGCCTCCACTTCTCCCTGCCGCTCACGGAAGACGAGGCCACGTGGAGGAGGAGGCGCTTGAGGCTCTCGTGCGTGGCGTGGTCGCGCCGCTTGCGGTATTCCTGCGGCGTCACCTGCTCGCAGAAGGCGATCGCTGCAGCGAGGGAACCAAACGAAGGCGTCAATGatcgtacctaatgaagtgtcccatCACAATGAACTCTTACTGGCGATGGAGTCGGCATCTTTGCCCTCCCGCATGCTCCTCAGTGTCCTGTGTACAGCTTCGACGAGGGATGTAGGACTCTAAAAGCATGACAAATCACttttaaatatgacttttgTGAACATATGTAATCCACAGACATTACCTTAAAGAGGTCTGAGTGGTTGTCCACGAGAAACTGCATCAGGGTCTCGCTCTGAGCTCTCGTCAGTTCAGCACTGTGGACGACGGCCTTCTGGAAAGCGCGGCACACCACAGTGCGGTTGTCCGTCTGGAAGAAAAACACACCGCTGAGCGCTGGGATTGCGctactgtgtttgttttgtgcgGCAAGTTACTTGTTTTTGGAGGCGGCAGGCGCGAGGGCAGGCCGCCGCCGCCATGAAGGCCAGGAGACGGCGGAGCTCGTCCCGCGTGCTCGAATGCAGCAGATGCAGGCACAGCTGAGAGGCTCGGATGGCGCGGCGCACCATCGCTTCTTCTGCAAGGAAACCAGTCAAAATATCATATTATAAGATTATATTTATCGTTTAAGGAAGAACATCTGCTTTGCGGTAATTAtaacattgaaaaatatatagctatgttttcatttttaaacttttctctttctttcgaaatatatttcaatttgtttACAATTTTGTTAAATAGATTAAAAGAATTAAGttcagtaaaacaaaataaataaaagaaacaaaatactgTTCAGCATCCGTGGGTCTCTTCAAAAAGTGTAATATCAATTTGAGTTAATAGTCATTATTACAAATCGTAACACAatgttaaacaataaaaagagcCATTCAGTAAAATGAAGAAAGTAATTTCCAGAGAAGGCAAACTCAGGAGGAGGACAATTATGTGCtgtaatctgtcttttttttttttttttggagctagtgtgtgtatatatatatatatatatatatatatatacacacacactaaaatatatttgataatttttttgtactattttcaaatatttcatgttaCATGCTGAGACTAACGCAAATTTTGTGAATCCAAAAACATACGATAGAATTAGAATTCTCCTTCAGGAATGATGatacataatattacaagatatAATGACAACGTTTCCATCAGTGGTATCAGCAGTTTGTGCTTACCGAGCATCTTGAGAACGCCGACGAGCACGTCCAGGTAGCGCCCCGAGAGCAGCGGTGCCTTTTCCCTCCCGTCGTAGTGCTTGGCGATAGCGTCAAAGAGAAGTCGCTTTGCTCGCGCTGATGGCTCGGCGCCATCGTGTCGCCGGAGGTGCTCCCCGGCTGCTACGATCAGCCGGTCGGGGAGGAACTCcaggcaggcggcggcggctgAAAGCCACCCGTCCCACCTGAGGACGTGGAGTCACAGTACattaagaaaaaggaaaaaaatgatggaGAAGACGCATGAGAGGACCTCACTGGGGAAGGTTGAGGACGTCTGGCAGCTCTCTCTCCAGGCACGTGTTGGGAATCACCAGGTCCTGCAGTGGAGCCCTCCCGGCCCGATCGTGGACCCTGGCAGGAGACGCCAGGATGCCGTCGAGCACGGGCAGCTCCATCGTctgcagcagctgcagcagcgCCTGCTGCTTCCACACCTCGTCCACCGCTACGAGGGGACAGCGGAGCCACTCGTTTGACTTCACGAGGACAAAGCGACTCTCTCAGGGACTGACCTGTCTGAGGCAGGAAGGAGGACGTGGTCGAAGGCGGGGACGGCCGCA includes:
- the depdc4 gene encoding DEP domain-containing protein 4 isoform X1, giving the protein MAVDLTPRFRRLNSQTRSFRDNLHSHAGISGPFGATQLWHNIIHALHTQVEVRRRRRHLRVHADSFAGSDAVDAVLSYLMQNAAFHGGEVSRLTAARLCQALMEARVFEPVGAKIFCRDKEATFEDGGGTLYRFSESKVQDCNSDTEEEGKMKRNKRSRLNDVHTISNPLAVVPPDKKVERLLRSINLRPSPPSTTSSFLPQTAVDEVWKQQALLQLLQTMELPVLDGILASPARVHDRAGRAPLQDLVIPNTCLERELPDVLNLPQWDGWLSAAAACLEFLPDRLIVAAGEHLRRHDGAEPSARAKRLLFDAIAKHYDGREKAPLLSGRYLDVLVGVLKMLEEAMVRRAIRASQLCLHLLHSSTRDELRRLLAFMAAAACPRACRLQKQTDNRTVVCRAFQKAVVHSAELTRAQSETLMQFLVDNHSDLFKSPTSLVEAVHRTLRSMREGKDADSIATIAFCEQVTPQEYRKRRDHATHESLKRLLLHVASSSVSGREKWRRLKRFEKHHPVVFLQHLCSTI
- the depdc4 gene encoding DEP domain-containing protein 4 isoform X2, whose translation is MAVDLTPRFRRLNSQTRSFRDNLHSHGISGPFGATQLWHNIIHALHTQVEVRRRRRHLRVHADSFAGSDAVDAVLSYLMQNAAFHGGEVSRLTAARLCQALMEARVFEPVGAKIFCRDKEATFEDGGGTLYRFSESKVQDCNSDTEEEGKMKRNKRSRLNDVHTISNPLAVVPPDKKVERLLRSINLRPSPPSTTSSFLPQTAVDEVWKQQALLQLLQTMELPVLDGILASPARVHDRAGRAPLQDLVIPNTCLERELPDVLNLPQWDGWLSAAAACLEFLPDRLIVAAGEHLRRHDGAEPSARAKRLLFDAIAKHYDGREKAPLLSGRYLDVLVGVLKMLEEAMVRRAIRASQLCLHLLHSSTRDELRRLLAFMAAAACPRACRLQKQTDNRTVVCRAFQKAVVHSAELTRAQSETLMQFLVDNHSDLFKSPTSLVEAVHRTLRSMREGKDADSIATIAFCEQVTPQEYRKRRDHATHESLKRLLLHVASSSVSGREKWRRLKRFEKHHPVVFLQHLCSTI